The following coding sequences are from one Pseudomonas oryzae window:
- the nusA gene encoding transcription termination factor NusA translates to MSKEVLLVVESVSNEKGVPPGVIFEALELALATATKKRYEDEVDVRVSINRHNGNYESFRCWTVVDEEALENPAAELTLAEAREKKEDAKVGDVIEEKIESIEFGRIAAQTAKQVIVQKVREAERAQVVDAYRERVGEIISGTVKKASRDNVIVDLGNNAEALLSREHIIPRESFRVGARVRALLKEIRSENRGPQLILSRTAPEMIIELFRIEVPEIAEGLIEIMAAARDPGSRAKIAVRSKDKRIDPQGACIGMRGSRVQAVSGELGGERVDIVLWDDNPAQFVINAMAPAEVAAIIVDEDTHTMDIAVAEDNLAQAIGRSGQNVRLASQLTGWTLNVMTEADIQAKQQAETGDIVRLFVDELGVDEELAEVLVEEGFTTLEEIAYVPMEEMLSIEGFDEEIVSELRSRAKDRLLTKAIATEEKLADIHPADDLLELEGMTKELAVELALRGVPTREDLAEQSIDDLLEIDGMTEERAGKLIMAARAHWFE, encoded by the coding sequence ATGAGCAAAGAAGTACTGCTGGTAGTAGAGTCGGTCTCCAATGAAAAAGGAGTGCCGCCCGGCGTGATTTTCGAAGCGCTGGAGCTGGCCCTGGCCACTGCCACCAAGAAGCGTTACGAGGACGAGGTCGACGTGCGAGTGTCGATCAATCGTCACAATGGCAATTACGAGAGCTTCCGCTGCTGGACGGTGGTCGACGAGGAGGCCCTGGAAAATCCGGCGGCCGAGTTGACCCTGGCCGAAGCCCGCGAGAAGAAGGAAGACGCCAAGGTCGGCGACGTGATCGAAGAGAAGATCGAGTCGATCGAGTTCGGACGCATCGCCGCGCAGACCGCCAAGCAGGTCATCGTGCAGAAGGTGCGCGAGGCCGAGCGTGCCCAGGTGGTCGACGCCTATCGCGAGCGGGTCGGCGAGATCATCTCCGGCACCGTGAAGAAGGCCTCCCGCGACAACGTCATCGTCGATCTGGGCAACAACGCCGAGGCGCTGCTGTCCCGCGAGCACATCATTCCGCGCGAATCCTTCCGGGTCGGCGCCCGTGTGCGTGCCCTGCTCAAGGAAATCCGCAGCGAGAACCGCGGCCCGCAGCTGATCCTCTCGCGCACCGCGCCGGAGATGATCATCGAGCTGTTCCGCATCGAGGTGCCGGAGATCGCCGAGGGCCTGATCGAAATCATGGCGGCCGCCCGCGATCCGGGTTCGCGCGCCAAGATCGCCGTGCGTTCGAAGGACAAGCGCATCGACCCGCAGGGCGCCTGCATCGGCATGCGCGGTTCGCGCGTGCAGGCGGTGTCCGGCGAGCTCGGCGGCGAGCGCGTCGACATCGTGCTGTGGGACGACAACCCGGCGCAGTTCGTGATCAACGCCATGGCTCCGGCCGAGGTGGCGGCGATCATCGTCGACGAAGACACCCACACCATGGACATCGCGGTCGCCGAGGACAACCTGGCCCAGGCCATCGGTCGCAGCGGCCAGAACGTGCGACTGGCCAGTCAGCTGACCGGTTGGACCCTGAACGTGATGACCGAGGCCGACATCCAGGCCAAGCAGCAGGCCGAGACCGGCGACATCGTGCGCCTGTTCGTCGACGAGCTGGGCGTGGACGAGGAGCTGGCCGAGGTGCTGGTGGAAGAAGGCTTCACCACTCTGGAAGAGATCGCCTACGTGCCCATGGAAGAGATGCTGAGCATCGAGGGCTTCGATGAGGAGATCGTCAGCGAGCTGCGTTCCCGTGCCAAGGATCGTCTGCTGACCAAGGCGATCGCTACCGAAGAAAAGCTCGCGGATATCCACCCGGCAGATGACCTGCTGGAGCTGGAGGGCATGACCAAGGAGCTGGCTGTCGAGCTGGCCCTGCGTGGCGTGCCGACCCGCGAAGACCTGGCCGAGCAGTCGATTGACGACCTGCTCGAGATCGACGGCATGACTGAAGAACGTGCCGGCAAGCTGATCATGGCCGCCCGAGCCCATTGGTTCGAGTAA
- the rimP gene encoding ribosome maturation factor RimP: MSSKLEQLQALLAPVVEALGYQCWGVEFISQGRHSLLRVYIDHADGILIDDCEKVSRQVSGVLDVEDPISGEYTLEVSSPGMDRPLFTLEQFAAHVGAQVKIRLRSPYEGRRNFQGVLRGVEEQDVVVQVDNHEYLLPIESIDKANIIPSFD, from the coding sequence GTGTCGAGCAAGCTAGAACAGTTGCAGGCCTTGCTGGCCCCGGTAGTCGAGGCACTCGGCTACCAGTGCTGGGGCGTCGAATTCATTTCCCAGGGGCGGCACTCGCTGCTGCGGGTCTATATCGATCATGCGGATGGCATCCTGATCGACGATTGCGAAAAGGTCAGTCGCCAGGTCAGTGGCGTTCTGGATGTGGAAGACCCGATTTCCGGCGAATACACCCTGGAAGTATCTTCACCGGGAATGGACCGCCCCTTGTTCACCCTCGAACAGTTCGCCGCCCATGTCGGTGCGCAGGTGAAGATCCGGCTGCGCTCGCCCTACGAGGGGCGACGCAATTTCCAGGGCGTGTTGCGTGGCGTGGAAGAGCAGGACGTGGTGGTCCAGGTGGATAACCATGAATACCTGCTGCCGATCGAGTCGATCGACAAGGCCAACATCATTCCCAGTTTTGATTGA
- the glmM gene encoding phosphoglucosamine mutase produces MSRKYFGTDGIRGRVGEFPITPEFMLKLGWAAGMAFRRQGHCKVLIGKDTRISGYMFESALQAGLIASGADVMLLGPMPTPAVAYLTRTFHADAGIVISASHNPHHDNGIKFFSGKGTKLPDDVELMIEQLLDEPMVVAESDQLGKASRVNDAAGRYIEFCKSSVPTSTDFSGLKLVLDCAHGATYKVAPSVFRELGAEVSVIAAQPDGLNINAGVGSTHMEALQQVVVERGADLGIAFDGDGDRVLMVDRAGNVVDGDELLYIIATDLQERDRLPAGSGVVGTLMSNLGLELALQARGIPLVRAKVGDRYVMAEMLERGWVLGGENSGHIVCMQHTTTGDAIIAALQVLLALRRRGQTLAEALAGLSKCPQVLINVRLGGAVDPVAHPQVQDACARVTEAMAGRGRVLLRKSGTEPLVRVMVEGDEEALVRRHAEDLAALVKTVCA; encoded by the coding sequence ATGAGCAGAAAGTATTTCGGCACCGACGGTATCCGTGGCCGCGTCGGCGAGTTCCCCATCACCCCCGAGTTCATGCTCAAGCTGGGCTGGGCTGCGGGGATGGCTTTCCGCCGCCAGGGGCACTGCAAGGTGCTGATCGGCAAGGACACCCGGATCTCCGGCTACATGTTCGAGTCGGCCCTGCAGGCCGGCCTGATCGCCTCCGGAGCCGACGTCATGCTGCTTGGTCCGATGCCGACGCCGGCGGTGGCCTACCTGACGCGCACTTTCCACGCCGATGCGGGGATCGTGATCAGCGCCTCGCACAACCCGCACCACGACAACGGCATCAAGTTCTTCTCCGGCAAGGGTACCAAGCTTCCCGATGACGTCGAGCTGATGATCGAGCAGCTGTTGGACGAGCCCATGGTCGTGGCTGAGTCCGATCAGCTGGGCAAGGCCTCGCGGGTCAACGATGCCGCCGGCCGCTACATCGAGTTCTGCAAGAGCAGCGTGCCGACCAGTACCGACTTCTCCGGCCTCAAGCTGGTGCTCGATTGCGCCCATGGCGCGACCTACAAGGTGGCGCCCAGCGTATTTCGCGAACTGGGCGCCGAGGTCTCGGTGATTGCCGCGCAGCCCGACGGCCTCAACATCAATGCCGGGGTCGGCTCCACCCACATGGAGGCGCTGCAGCAAGTAGTGGTCGAGCGCGGGGCCGACCTGGGTATCGCCTTCGATGGCGACGGCGACCGCGTGCTGATGGTCGACCGTGCGGGTAACGTGGTGGACGGCGACGAGTTGCTCTACATCATCGCCACCGATCTGCAGGAGCGTGACCGTTTGCCGGCGGGCAGCGGCGTGGTCGGCACCCTGATGAGCAACCTGGGGCTCGAGCTTGCCCTGCAGGCGCGCGGTATCCCGCTGGTGCGTGCCAAGGTCGGCGACCGCTACGTGATGGCGGAGATGCTCGAACGTGGCTGGGTTCTGGGCGGCGAAAACTCGGGGCATATCGTCTGCATGCAGCACACCACCACCGGCGACGCCATCATCGCAGCGCTGCAGGTTCTGCTGGCTCTGCGTCGGCGCGGGCAGACCCTGGCCGAGGCACTGGCAGGACTCAGCAAGTGCCCGCAGGTGCTGATCAATGTGCGTCTGGGCGGGGCTGTCGACCCGGTGGCCCATCCGCAGGTGCAGGACGCCTGTGCGCGGGTCACCGAGGCGATGGCCGGGCGTGGTCGGGTGCTGCTGCGCAAGTCGGGCACCGAGCCGTTGGTGCGGGTCATGGTCGAGGGGGATGAGGAAGCGCTGGTGCGTCGCCATGCGGAAGACCTGGCTGCACTGGTCAAAACGGTATGTGCTTGA
- the tpiA gene encoding triose-phosphate isomerase — protein sequence MRRPLVAGNWKMHGTLASVSELIKGLRKLALPVDVDVVVMPPALYLSQVVAGLEGKGVEVGAQNCAAEPLQGALTGEVAAVQLVDVGCRYVLVGHSERRMLLGEGDALIARKFAAAQSCGLVPVLCVGETREEREAGRTIEVVSRQIDAVLEAVGVGAFVRAVVAYEPVWAIGTGLTATPEQAQEVHAAIRAQLAAEDAVVAAGVRILYGGSVKAASAAELFGMPDIDGGLVGGASLNADEFGAICRAAGS from the coding sequence ATGCGCCGCCCGCTGGTCGCTGGTAACTGGAAGATGCATGGCACGCTTGCCAGCGTCTCCGAGCTGATCAAAGGTTTGCGCAAGCTGGCGCTGCCGGTTGATGTCGATGTTGTCGTCATGCCTCCTGCGTTGTACCTGTCCCAGGTGGTTGCTGGGTTGGAAGGCAAGGGCGTCGAGGTAGGCGCGCAGAATTGTGCTGCCGAGCCTCTGCAGGGCGCGCTGACCGGTGAGGTCGCCGCTGTGCAGTTGGTGGATGTCGGCTGCCGCTATGTGCTGGTCGGTCATTCCGAACGGCGCATGCTGCTCGGTGAAGGCGATGCGCTGATCGCGCGCAAGTTTGCTGCGGCGCAGTCCTGTGGTCTGGTTCCGGTGCTGTGCGTCGGCGAGACCCGGGAAGAGCGCGAGGCAGGGCGGACGATCGAGGTCGTGTCCCGGCAGATCGATGCGGTGCTCGAAGCGGTTGGTGTCGGCGCGTTTGTGCGCGCGGTTGTGGCTTATGAGCCGGTCTGGGCAATCGGTACCGGATTGACGGCCACTCCGGAGCAGGCGCAGGAAGTGCACGCAGCCATTCGTGCCCAGTTGGCGGCCGAAGATGCTGTCGTGGCTGCCGGGGTCAGGATCCTGTACGGTGGCAGCGTCAAGGCTGCCAGTGCTGCCGAGTTGTTCGGTATGCCGGATATCGATGGGGGGTTGGTTGGTGGTGCCTCCCTCAATGCGGATGAGTTCGGTGCGATCTGTCGCGCCGCGGGAAGCTGA
- the ftsH gene encoding ATP-dependent zinc metalloprotease FtsH, producing the protein MAKNLILWLIIAAVLVTVMNNFSTPNEPQTLNYSEFIQEVKDGKVERVTVDGYIISGRRVDGEPFRTIRPAIQDNGLIGDLIDSKVVIEGKQPEQQSIWSQLLVASFPILVIIAVFMFFMRQMQGGGGGRGGPMSFGKSKARLLSEDQVKTTLADVAGCDEAKEEVGELVEFLRDPGKFQRLGGRIPRGVLMVGPPGTGKTLLAKAIAGEAKVPFFTISGSDFVEMFVGVGASRVRDMFEQAKKHAPCIIFIDEIDAVGRHRGAGLGGGHDEREQTLNQLLVEMDGFEMNDGIIVIAATNRPDVLDPALLRPGRFDRQVVVGLPDVRGREQILKVHMRKVPLGDDVEPSVIARGTPGFSGADLANLVNEASLFAARNGKRIVEMKEFELAKDKIMMGAERRSMVMTEDEKLMTAYHESGHAILGCLFPSDPVHKVTIIPRGRALGVTISLPERDHHGYSRIWLHNKLKMIFGGRIAEEIIFGHDKVTNGATGDIGQATRIARTMVTQWGMSDKLGFLSYADEEEEVFLGRSAGRGSNVSAETARLIDEEVRAVIDGNYAQAEQALRDNLDKLHAMADALMKYETIDAEQVADIMGGREPRAPKGWSDSGSGSSGSARPQAEAGPRVDKPIGGPAGEH; encoded by the coding sequence ATGGCAAAGAACCTGATCCTGTGGCTGATCATCGCAGCCGTGCTGGTGACGGTGATGAACAACTTCTCCACGCCGAACGAGCCGCAGACGCTCAACTACTCGGAGTTCATCCAGGAGGTCAAGGATGGCAAGGTCGAGCGTGTGACCGTGGATGGTTACATCATCTCCGGTCGCCGTGTCGATGGCGAACCCTTCCGCACCATCCGTCCGGCGATCCAGGACAACGGCCTGATCGGCGACCTGATCGACAGCAAGGTGGTGATCGAGGGCAAGCAGCCCGAGCAGCAAAGCATCTGGAGCCAGCTGCTGGTGGCCAGCTTCCCGATCCTGGTGATCATCGCCGTGTTCATGTTCTTCATGCGCCAGATGCAGGGTGGCGGCGGCGGCCGCGGCGGGCCGATGAGCTTCGGCAAGAGCAAGGCGCGCCTGCTGTCCGAGGACCAGGTGAAGACTACCCTGGCCGACGTCGCCGGCTGCGACGAGGCCAAGGAGGAGGTCGGCGAACTGGTCGAATTCCTCCGCGATCCGGGCAAGTTCCAGCGCCTCGGCGGGCGTATCCCGCGCGGCGTGCTGATGGTCGGCCCGCCCGGTACCGGCAAGACCCTGCTGGCGAAGGCCATCGCTGGCGAGGCCAAGGTGCCGTTCTTCACCATTTCCGGTTCCGACTTCGTCGAGATGTTCGTCGGCGTCGGTGCCTCGCGCGTGCGCGACATGTTCGAGCAGGCCAAGAAGCATGCGCCGTGCATCATCTTCATCGACGAGATCGATGCGGTCGGTCGCCATCGCGGCGCCGGTCTGGGCGGCGGTCATGACGAGCGCGAGCAGACGCTCAACCAGCTGCTGGTGGAGATGGACGGCTTCGAGATGAACGACGGCATCATCGTCATTGCCGCCACCAACCGCCCCGACGTGCTCGACCCGGCGCTGCTGCGCCCCGGCCGCTTCGATCGCCAGGTGGTGGTCGGTCTGCCGGATGTGCGCGGTCGCGAGCAGATCCTCAAGGTGCACATGCGCAAGGTGCCGCTGGGCGATGACGTCGAGCCTTCGGTGATCGCCCGTGGCACGCCCGGCTTCTCCGGTGCGGATCTGGCCAACCTGGTCAACGAGGCCTCGCTGTTCGCCGCGCGCAACGGCAAGCGCATCGTCGAGATGAAGGAGTTCGAGCTGGCCAAGGACAAGATCATGATGGGCGCCGAGCGCCGCTCCATGGTCATGACCGAGGACGAGAAGCTGATGACCGCCTACCACGAATCCGGTCACGCGATCCTCGGCTGTCTGTTCCCCTCCGATCCTGTGCACAAGGTCACCATCATCCCGCGCGGTCGCGCGCTGGGGGTGACCATCTCCCTGCCGGAGCGCGATCACCACGGCTACAGCCGCATCTGGCTGCACAACAAGCTGAAGATGATCTTCGGTGGGCGCATCGCCGAGGAGATCATCTTCGGTCACGACAAGGTCACCAACGGCGCCACCGGCGACATCGGCCAGGCCACCCGTATCGCGCGGACCATGGTCACCCAGTGGGGCATGTCCGACAAGCTGGGCTTCCTCTCCTACGCCGATGAGGAAGAGGAAGTGTTCCTCGGGCGTTCGGCCGGGCGCGGCAGCAATGTCTCCGCGGAAACCGCCCGGCTGATCGATGAGGAAGTGCGCGCGGTGATCGACGGCAACTATGCCCAGGCCGAGCAGGCCCTGCGCGACAACCTCGACAAGCTGCACGCCATGGCCGATGCGCTGATGAAGTACGAAACCATCGATGCCGAGCAGGTCGCCGACATCATGGGCGGCCGCGAGCCGCGTGCGCCCAAGGGTTGGAGCGACTCCGGCAGCGGCTCTTCGGGCAGCGCCCGGCCGCAGGCCGAAGCCGGTCCGCGGGTCGACAAGCCGATCGGCGGTCCGGCCGGAGAGCACTGA
- the greA gene encoding transcription elongation factor GreA, translating into MSKFPMTVQGVRALEEELKLLKTERPKISQAIAEARELGDLKENAEYHAAREQQGLMEARIRDIEAKLSNAQVIDVSAIPRTGKVIFGTTVDIANCETDETVTYQIVGDDEADIKAGKISVSSPIARALVGKEEGDVVIVQTPGGKVEYEIVEVRHI; encoded by the coding sequence ATGAGCAAGTTCCCGATGACTGTCCAGGGCGTGCGCGCCCTGGAAGAGGAGCTGAAGCTCCTCAAGACCGAGCGGCCGAAGATCAGCCAGGCGATCGCCGAGGCGCGCGAACTGGGCGATCTCAAGGAAAACGCCGAGTACCACGCCGCCCGCGAGCAGCAGGGACTGATGGAGGCGCGCATCCGCGACATCGAGGCCAAGCTGTCCAATGCGCAGGTCATCGACGTCAGCGCGATTCCGCGCACCGGCAAGGTGATCTTCGGTACCACCGTGGACATCGCCAACTGCGAGACCGACGAGACGGTGACCTACCAGATCGTCGGTGACGACGAGGCCGACATCAAGGCCGGCAAGATCTCCGTCAGTTCGCCCATCGCCCGTGCCCTGGTGGGCAAGGAGGAGGGGGACGTGGTGATCGTGCAGACCCCCGGCGGCAAGGTCGAGTACGAGATCGTCGAGGTGCGTCATATCTGA
- a CDS encoding DUF4149 domain-containing protein, protein MSERALPRPPARAGAISWRLAQTFWVGGLWLLYFVLLPALEHYGLAPVLLADISASLVPLLLGFAGFCALLQKLVLAQAEGLRGLWGDFRGQLLSAVLLLVLAFFAGSWLELADERWQLFCYLAVATCGLVLVLQPVPGEQ, encoded by the coding sequence ATATCTGAGCGGGCGCTGCCGCGCCCGCCGGCACGCGCCGGCGCCATCAGCTGGCGCCTGGCGCAGACCTTCTGGGTCGGTGGGCTGTGGCTGCTCTACTTCGTGCTGCTGCCGGCGCTGGAGCACTACGGTCTGGCGCCGGTGCTGCTGGCGGATATCTCCGCCAGTCTGGTGCCCCTGCTGCTCGGCTTCGCCGGCTTCTGCGCCCTGCTGCAGAAGCTGGTGCTGGCCCAGGCGGAGGGGTTGCGCGGGTTGTGGGGGGATTTTCGCGGGCAGCTGCTGAGCGCGGTGCTGCTGCTGGTGCTGGCGTTCTTCGCTGGATCCTGGCTGGAGCTGGCTGACGAGCGCTGGCAGCTGTTCTGTTACCTGGCCGTGGCGACCTGCGGTCTGGTGCTGGTGCTGCAGCCGGTCCCCGGCGAGCAGTGA
- the yhbY gene encoding ribosome assembly RNA-binding protein YhbY: MPLTNEQKKQYKSIGHHLNPVLIVAEHGLTEGVLAELERALNDHELIKVKFALTERDDRRTLIDELCQQARCELVQVIGKMALVYRKAAKQNRQLSNIVRHSI, encoded by the coding sequence ATGCCGCTCACCAACGAGCAGAAGAAACAATACAAATCTATCGGCCACCACCTGAATCCGGTATTGATAGTCGCGGAACACGGCCTGACCGAAGGCGTACTGGCCGAACTGGAGCGGGCACTGAACGATCACGAGCTGATCAAGGTCAAGTTCGCCCTGACCGAACGCGACGACCGCCGCACCCTGATCGACGAGCTGTGCCAGCAGGCGCGCTGCGAACTGGTGCAGGTGATCGGCAAGATGGCGCTGGTCTATCGCAAGGCGGCCAAGCAGAACCGCCAGCTGTCGAACATCGTCCGCCACTCGATCTGA
- the folP gene encoding dihydropteroate synthase, whose protein sequence is MSKHSTLDRLPCGSRFLDLSRPQVMGILNVTPDSFSDGGRFNHRDAALRHAEAMVRAGATLIDIGGESTRPGAPPVSVQEELERVCPAVEVIARELDVIISVDTSTAVVMREAARLGAGLLNDVRSLQRPGALEAAAASGLPVCLMHMRGEPGNMQDDPQYPDIYTEVHDFLVERMVVCEAAGIPRERIVLDPGFGFAKTLEHNLGLFRQLERLHEFSLPLLVGVSRKSMIGKVLDRPVGERLYGSLALAALAVAKGAQIVRVHDVAETVDVVRMIAAVEWAD, encoded by the coding sequence ATGAGCAAGCATTCCACTCTAGACCGGCTGCCCTGTGGCAGCCGGTTTCTTGATTTGTCCCGTCCGCAGGTGATGGGCATCCTCAATGTCACCCCCGATTCCTTCTCCGACGGCGGGCGTTTCAACCACCGGGATGCCGCGTTGCGTCATGCCGAGGCGATGGTGCGCGCGGGAGCCACGCTGATCGACATCGGTGGCGAGTCGACCCGGCCCGGAGCGCCGCCGGTTTCCGTGCAGGAGGAGCTGGAACGCGTCTGTCCGGCGGTCGAGGTGATCGCTCGCGAGCTGGACGTGATCATCTCGGTCGACACCTCCACGGCGGTGGTGATGCGCGAGGCGGCGCGTCTCGGTGCCGGCCTGCTCAACGACGTGCGTTCGCTGCAGCGTCCCGGGGCGCTCGAGGCGGCGGCCGCCAGCGGTCTGCCGGTGTGCCTGATGCACATGCGTGGCGAGCCCGGTAACATGCAGGACGACCCGCAGTACCCGGACATTTACACCGAAGTGCACGACTTCCTGGTCGAGCGGATGGTCGTCTGCGAGGCTGCAGGCATTCCCCGCGAGCGCATCGTGCTCGATCCGGGCTTCGGCTTCGCCAAGACCCTGGAGCACAATCTGGGATTGTTCCGTCAGCTCGAGCGCCTGCACGAGTTCAGTCTGCCGCTGCTGGTCGGGGTGTCGCGCAAGAGCATGATCGGCAAGGTACTGGACAGGCCGGTGGGGGAGCGCCTCTACGGCAGCCTCGCGCTGGCGGCCCTGGCCGTGGCCAAGGGCGCGCAGATCGTGCGCGTGCACGACGTGGCCGAGACGGTGGATGTGGTACGCATGATTGCCGCCGTGGAATGGGCGGACTGA
- the secG gene encoding preprotein translocase subunit SecG, protein MLETVVIVVHLLVALGLVGLVLVQQGKGADAGASFGAGASATVFGSQGSATFLSRFTAILAAVFFATSLGLAFFAKDKADMLNQAGLPDPAVLEVTSKPAADDVPVLEDKKPASSDVPAGEEQKQQ, encoded by the coding sequence ATGCTCGAGACAGTAGTGATTGTGGTTCATCTGCTGGTTGCTCTGGGCCTGGTTGGTCTGGTGCTGGTGCAGCAGGGGAAGGGCGCCGATGCTGGTGCGTCTTTCGGTGCGGGTGCTTCGGCAACCGTGTTCGGTAGTCAGGGTTCTGCTACCTTCCTGAGTCGTTTTACTGCTATACTTGCTGCTGTTTTTTTTGCAACTAGTTTGGGTTTGGCCTTTTTTGCCAAAGACAAAGCTGATATGCTTAACCAAGCTGGTTTGCCGGATCCGGCAGTACTGGAAGTTACAAGCAAGCCCGCAGCAGATGATGTGCCGGTGCTTGAAGATAAAAAGCCGGCATCTTCGGATGTGCCGGCAGGCGAAGAGCAAAAGCAGCAGTAA